One genomic segment of Pseudorasbora parva isolate DD20220531a chromosome 6, ASM2467924v1, whole genome shotgun sequence includes these proteins:
- the ndnl2 gene encoding necdin-like 2, with the protein MSQRRKAVSASQNKTQRRSQASLNEEDEDANLSQITSSQVQRARENFTPDQIDRKVAEVVQFILIKDQKKVPIRRADIGKNVIKDYKNLYADIHNRVCRTFEQVFGLKLVETDPKNHIYILVNKLEPIHGEPVSLHPKNPKKGLLFVILSVVFMKGGVVKENLVWNTLKKLRVDPGEKHDEFGDVKKVVTDEFVRQKYLEYVKIPHTEPVEYEFRWGLRAEKEVSKLKILEFVGELFEQDPQSWTQQFREASTS; encoded by the exons ATGTCTCAGAGGAGGAAAGCGGTTTCAGCTTCTCAGAACAAAACTCAAAGA CGCTCTCAGGCATCACTAAATGAGGAAGATGAGGATGCGAACCTCAGCCAGATCACATCATCTCAGGTCCAGAGAGCCCGAGAGAACTTCACACCGGACCAGATAGACCGTAAG GTGGCAGAGGTGGTCCAGTTCATCTTGATTAAAGACCAAAAAAAAGTACCCATTCGAAGAGCAG ACATTGGCAAAAATGTGATAAAGGATTACAAAAACCTCTATGCAGATATCCACAACAGAGTTTGCCGTACATTTGAGCAG GTGTTTGGATTAAAGCTGGTGGAGACTGATCCCAAAAATCACATTTATATCCTGGTCAATAAGCTGGAGCCCATTCATGGAGAGCCTGTCAGTTT GCATCCTAAAAACCCAAAGAAGGGCCTGCTGTTTGTCATTCTCAGTGTCGTCTTCATGAAGGGTGGGGTCGTCAAAGAGA ATCTGGTGTGGAATACACTCAAAAAGCTGCGGGTGGATCCGGG GGAGAAGCATGACGAGTTTGGTGATGTAAAGAAGGTGGTCACAGATGAGTTTGTACGGCAGAA atatttggagTATGTGAAGATCCCCCACACAGAGCCGGTGGAGTATGAGTTCAGATGGGGTCTGCGGGCGGAGAAGGAGGTGTCCAAACTCAAGATACTGGAGTTCGTTGGAGAG CTGTTTGAGCAGGATCCTCAGAGCTGGACTCAGCAGTTCAGAGAGGCCAGCACATCCTAG